The following are from one region of the Poecilia reticulata strain Guanapo linkage group LG7, Guppy_female_1.0+MT, whole genome shotgun sequence genome:
- the ngfa gene encoding neurotrophin-7 encodes MRSSLLVLLLLIGVQAVLNMGGGLARNPGAANHRAGQQETAAARGQLSQDQTSYQQHRTTHLRTKRTHSAASNMHNRSPVIGHSPAGSSPDPSSPVVDPKLFSKRHYRPSPRVVFSEVIPSHDVLDGEGYDFEGVRGLRVRRKAGSHTMHRGEYSVCDSINTWVNKTRATDMSGNEVTVLSHVTVNNKVKKQLFYETTCRSPTHRSSGTVIGGRSGGRGGKQGSKTGNSGCRGIDSRYWNSHCTNTDIYVSALTVFKEQTAWRFIRINAACVCVLSRNSWSRKPGH; translated from the coding sequence ATGAGGTCATCACTACTGGTTCTGCTCCTCCTGATCGGCGTCCAGGCTGTACTGAACATGGGAGGTGGTTTGGCCCGGAACCCTggagcagccaatcacagagcagGGCAGCAGGAGACAGCAGCAGCCAGGGGACAGCTTTCTCAGGACCAAACTTCATATCAGCAACACAGGACCACCCATCTTAGAACCAAGAGGACACACAGTGCAGCCTCAAACATGCACAACAGAAGCCCTGTCATTGGGCACTCTCCAGCAGGTTCCTCTCCAGACCCCTCCAGCCCAGTGGTGGACCCGAAGCTCTTCTCTAAGAGACATTATCGCCCCTCGCCTCGTGTCGTCTTTAGCGAGGTAATCCCTTCGCATGATGTTCTGGATGGTGAGGGTTATGACTTTGAAGGGGTGAGGGGGCTAAGGGTGAGGCGCAAAGCAGGATCACACACCATGCATCGAGGAGAGTACTCCGTGTGTGACAGTATAAATACCTGGGTGAACAAGACACGTGCCACAGACATGTCTGGAAATGAAGTGACAGTACTCTCCCACGTTACAGTCAACAACAAGGTAAAGAAACAGCTTTTTTATGAGACCACCTGTAGATCCCCGACACACAGGAGTTCTGGAACCGTAATCGGGGGACGATCTGGAGGACGAGGTGGAAAGCAAGGCTCCAAGACAGGCAACTCGGGTTGTCGAGGCATTGACAGCCGCTACTGGAACTCCCACTGCACCAATACAGACATATATGTAAGCGCCCTGACCGTCTTCAAGGAACAGACAGCCTGGCGTTTCATCCGCATCAAcgctgcgtgcgtgtgtgttctcAGCCGGAATTCTTGGTCAAGAAAACCGGGACACTGA